In one window of uncultured Acetobacteroides sp. DNA:
- a CDS encoding metallophosphoesterase → MKTLTAKKAIINVAMSNDASRPVVINPTNSIVVDFSDLIGTSGDVIRGVKLDMVNADGTTIPVSIKLSSITGCHYARKITTSDGAKFDEGREYMVCVTIAVPDRGKSKIPYDYYGYFAVNYNLSLGSAGMSALNGRKLLVCISDIHLGAYERYTECRLNRDSLINFLQKVNDSPNVKELVIAGDLIDEWFLPANVDTLKGGSQQDFVNKIRDNNNTVFDGLNAICENPEIEVTYVPGNHDLLITDDEIRNVLPKMEQARERDAAGNVIIGLGTYEPKDFPEVAIEHGHRYNFFCAPDPISNNKNYPGKGPILPPGYFFTRIAVESVYNGLQQRQNSPYSISLTYGDESQFLCSLYGQLWQSVFKDFPVKQKYEEKFIVTNIDGLAGPYSEQDLTPQVGTDGRLYTILYPGIQDTWGERQRYNRVAVPIPTITAIEQSDSADGTDDMSNVQYFGNASSNKRVVIFGHSHVARILSYTTTDNKRAVYANSGTWIDSNKSNPTMTFVVLIPPKDQNSNLLFVNLYQYLPNGEVSLLDAQVITR, encoded by the coding sequence ATGAAGACTCTAACAGCAAAAAAGGCGATTATAAATGTCGCCATGTCCAACGACGCAAGCAGGCCTGTTGTCATTAATCCAACAAATTCGATAGTTGTTGATTTTAGCGATTTGATAGGTACTAGTGGCGATGTAATAAGAGGGGTAAAGCTCGATATGGTAAATGCCGATGGTACCACAATCCCGGTTAGCATTAAGTTGTCGAGTATTACTGGTTGTCATTATGCTCGAAAGATTACCACCAGTGATGGGGCGAAATTTGATGAGGGTAGGGAGTATATGGTTTGCGTAACCATCGCAGTACCAGATAGGGGAAAGTCGAAAATACCCTACGACTATTATGGTTACTTTGCCGTAAACTACAATCTTAGCTTGGGCAGTGCCGGAATGAGCGCTCTTAATGGGCGAAAGCTGCTGGTTTGCATAAGCGACATACATCTTGGTGCCTACGAAAGGTACACGGAGTGTAGGCTAAACCGCGATTCCTTGATAAATTTTCTGCAAAAGGTTAACGATTCTCCTAACGTTAAAGAGTTGGTTATTGCAGGCGACCTTATTGACGAATGGTTTCTGCCTGCAAATGTTGATACCCTAAAAGGTGGAAGTCAGCAGGATTTTGTGAATAAGATTCGGGATAATAATAATACGGTATTTGATGGACTCAATGCTATATGCGAGAATCCTGAGATTGAGGTGACATACGTTCCTGGAAATCACGATTTGTTGATAACGGATGACGAAATCAGAAACGTTTTACCCAAAATGGAGCAGGCTCGTGAAAGGGACGCAGCGGGCAACGTTATTATTGGATTAGGAACATACGAGCCCAAAGACTTCCCTGAGGTTGCTATTGAGCACGGGCACCGCTACAACTTCTTCTGCGCTCCAGATCCTATCTCTAACAACAAAAACTATCCGGGCAAGGGGCCAATTCTTCCTCCTGGCTATTTCTTTACAAGAATAGCAGTGGAATCGGTATACAACGGACTTCAGCAGCGTCAAAATTCGCCCTACAGCATTAGCTTAACCTACGGTGATGAAAGCCAATTCTTGTGCTCGCTATACGGACAGCTTTGGCAATCTGTTTTTAAAGATTTTCCGGTTAAGCAGAAGTACGAAGAGAAATTCATTGTTACCAATATCGATGGGCTAGCTGGTCCTTACTCCGAGCAAGACCTAACGCCCCAAGTTGGCACTGATGGTAGGCTTTACACTATCTTATATCCAGGGATTCAGGATACATGGGGCGAGCGTCAGCGGTATAATCGTGTGGCGGTACCCATTCCCACAATTACGGCAATTGAGCAATCGGATAGCGCTGATGGTACCGATGATATGTCGAACGTTCAGTACTTCGGCAATGCGAGCTCTAACAAGCGGGTTGTCATCTTTGGCCATTCGCACGTGGCGCGCATCCTTTCCTATACCACCACCGACAATAAAAGAGCGGTATACGCCAATTCGGGTACATGGATAGATAGCAATAAGAGTAATCCGACGATGACATTTGTGGTACTTATTCCACCAAAGGACCAGAACTCGAACCTCCTATTTGTTAACTTGTACCAGTACCTGCCCAATGGCGAAGTTAGCTTGCTGGATGCTCAAGTAATAACGAGGTAA
- a CDS encoding phosphoribosylaminoimidazolecarboxamide formyltransferase (Catalyzes the formylation of AICAR with 10-formyl-tetrahydrofolate to yield FAICAR and tetrahydrofolate), which translates to MKLKYGMNPYQDYAEIIDDSNSLRLLNGNPSVINILDALNSWQLVKEASQTLNSECSTSFKHVTPSGVAIFRELSIIDKQAYLINKSLTKLATSYARARGADRLASFGDFIALSHCVDKETALLIKSEVSDGVIAPEFNDAALEILRSKKNGSYVIFQIDKDFEPNEIESREVFGITIKQKRNNLKINDEHFSNVVTPKKIIPSDILSDLKLGMLTLKYTQSNSICVVSNGQVIGIGSGQQSRILCSSLALTKANIWYQKLRLNYSFLNPLENIKRTDLDQLIELQRQSQYGDRVILNELPNTCLLSDGYFPQKDNIELANKFGIRYIATPMGSIRDNEIIDTANKYGITIINTGIRLFHH; encoded by the coding sequence ATGAAATTAAAATATGGAATGAATCCGTATCAAGATTACGCAGAAATTATTGATGATTCAAACTCTTTGAGATTATTAAATGGAAATCCAAGTGTTATCAATATATTGGATGCTTTGAATTCTTGGCAATTGGTAAAAGAAGCAAGTCAAACATTAAATTCAGAATGTAGTACATCTTTTAAACATGTTACACCTTCAGGAGTGGCAATTTTTAGGGAATTGAGTATTATTGATAAACAGGCATATTTGATAAACAAATCATTAACTAAGTTAGCTACTTCCTATGCAAGAGCGAGAGGTGCAGACCGACTGGCTTCATTTGGAGATTTTATTGCATTAAGCCATTGTGTTGATAAGGAAACCGCATTATTAATAAAATCAGAAGTATCTGATGGTGTTATAGCACCTGAATTCAATGATGCAGCTTTAGAGATTTTGCGCTCAAAAAAAAATGGGAGTTATGTAATATTTCAAATAGATAAAGATTTTGAACCTAACGAAATTGAATCACGGGAAGTATTTGGTATAACAATAAAACAAAAAAGGAACAATTTAAAAATCAATGATGAACATTTTTCAAATGTAGTAACCCCCAAAAAAATAATACCGTCAGATATTCTTTCTGACTTAAAACTTGGGATGCTTACGTTGAAGTATACTCAATCTAATTCAATTTGTGTTGTGTCAAATGGTCAGGTAATTGGTATAGGTTCAGGTCAACAATCCAGAATTCTATGCTCAAGCTTAGCTTTAACAAAAGCAAATATTTGGTATCAAAAACTGAGGCTAAATTATTCATTTTTAAATCCACTTGAAAACATAAAAAGAACTGACCTTGACCAATTGATTGAGCTACAAAGACAGAGCCAGTATGGTGATAGAGTTATATTAAATGAATTGCCAAATACATGCTTACTTTCTGATGGATATTTTCCACAAAAAGACAATATTGAATTAGCAAACAAATTTGGAATAAGATATATAGCAACTCCAATGGGTTCAATTAGGGACAATGAAATAATTGATACTGCAAACAAATATGGGATAACTATAATAAATACAGGTATAAGATTGTTTCATCATTAG
- a CDS encoding cell division protein SepF has translation MLVKESEIREVHGITDEQRQRILDFLQGAVYCWCKNRRDEWFAARDLLGGENFFWEGTPMIALYEKSEDVEQAGKDAGWLLKKMLNDDKRTYESSSDGRVKHYRWNGQEDNSYK, from the coding sequence ATGCTAGTAAAAGAATCAGAAATCAGAGAAGTTCACGGCATCACCGATGAACAAAGGCAAAGAATTCTTGACTTTTTACAAGGAGCGGTTTATTGTTGGTGTAAAAATAGAAGAGATGAATGGTTTGCCGCACGAGATTTATTAGGTGGAGAAAATTTCTTTTGGGAAGGTACACCAATGATTGCACTATATGAAAAGTCAGAAGATGTAGAGCAAGCTGGTAAAGATGCAGGATGGTTGTTAAAGAAAATGCTAAATGATGATAAAAGAACATACGAATCTTCATCTGATGGACGAGTTAAGCATTATCGTTGGAATGGACAAGAAGATAATAGTTACAAATAA
- a CDS encoding metallophosphoesterase, translated as MKTLTAKKAIINVAMSNDASRPVVINPTNSIVVDFSDSMRSSRSQIVGLYLDQVNADGSMKSISITSLEVTGCPNARKITTSDGSNLEEGREYRIHVHIATSYSKKLPVDDNYYGYFAVNYSLKLGSTGMSALTGRNLLVCISDIHLGAYDSYTECKLNRKSLVNFLQKVNDSPNVKELVIAGDLIDEWFLPASVDTLEGRSQQDFVNKIRDNNSKVFSGLNTICENPEIEVTYVPGNHDLLITENEIKNVFPKMEQARDRDAAGNVIIGLGTYEPKDFPEVAIEHGHRYNFFCAPDPISNNKSYPGKGPILPPGYFFTRIAVESLYNGPKQYQNSPYSISLTYGDESQFLCSLYGQLWQSVFKDFPVKQKYEEKFIVTNIDGLAGPYSEQDLTPQVGTDGRLYTILYPGIQDTWGERQRYNRVAVPIPTITAIEESDSADGTDDMSNVQYFSNASSNKRVVIFGHSHVARILSYTTTDNKRAVYANSGTWIDNNKSNPTMTFVVLIPPKDQNSNLLFVNLYQYLPNGEVSLLDAQVITR; from the coding sequence ATGAAGACACTAACAGCAAAAAAGGCGATTATAAATGTCGCTATGTCCAACGACGCAAGCAGGCCTGTTGTCATTAATCCAACAAATTCGATAGTTGTTGATTTTAGTGACTCGATGCGTTCAAGTCGCAGTCAAATAGTCGGGTTATATCTCGACCAGGTAAATGCCGACGGGAGCATGAAATCGATTAGTATTACGTCTTTGGAAGTTACCGGTTGTCCTAATGCGCGTAAAATCACTACTAGCGATGGTAGTAATCTTGAGGAGGGTAGGGAGTATCGGATTCATGTACATATAGCGACTTCCTATTCAAAGAAGCTGCCAGTAGACGATAACTACTATGGGTACTTTGCCGTAAACTACAGCCTTAAATTGGGTAGTACAGGAATGAGTGCCTTAACTGGACGAAACCTGCTGGTTTGCATAAGCGACATACATCTGGGTGCCTACGACAGCTATACCGAGTGTAAGTTAAACCGCAAATCGTTGGTAAATTTTCTGCAAAAGGTTAACGATTCGCCTAACGTTAAGGAGCTGGTTATTGCGGGCGACCTTATTGACGAATGGTTTCTGCCAGCATCCGTTGACACCCTTGAAGGTAGAAGCCAGCAGGATTTTGTGAATAAGATTCGGGATAATAATAGTAAGGTATTTAGCGGACTCAACACGATATGCGAGAATCCTGAGATTGAGGTGACATATGTTCCTGGAAATCACGATTTGTTGATAACGGAGAACGAAATCAAAAATGTTTTCCCCAAAATGGAGCAGGCTCGTGATAGGGACGCAGCGGGCAACGTTATTATTGGATTAGGAACATACGAGCCCAAAGACTTCCCTGAGGTTGCTATTGAGCACGGGCACCGCTACAACTTCTTCTGCGCTCCCGATCCTATCTCTAACAACAAAAGCTATCCGGGCAAGGGTCCCATTCTTCCTCCTGGCTATTTCTTTACAAGAATTGCCGTGGAATCGTTATACAACGGACCTAAGCAGTATCAAAATTCGCCCTACAGCATTAGCCTAACCTACGGTGATGAAAGCCAATTCTTGTGCTCGCTATACGGACAGCTTTGGCAATCCGTTTTTAAAGATTTTCCGGTTAAGCAGAAGTACGAAGAGAAATTCATTGTTACCAATATCGATGGGCTAGCTGGTCCTTACTCCGAGCAAGACCTAACGCCCCAAGTTGGCACCGATGGTAGGCTTTACACTATCTTATATCCCGGGATTCAAGATACATGGGGCGAGCGTCAGCGGTATAATCGTGTGGCGGTACCCATTCCCACAATTACGGCAATTGAGGAATCGGATAGCGCTGATGGTACCGATGATATGTCGAACGTTCAGTACTTCAGCAATGCGAGCTCTAACAAGCGGGTTGTAATCTTTGGCCATTCGCACGTGGCGCGCATCCTTTCCTATACCACCACCGACAATAAAAGAGCGGTATACGCCAATTCGGGTACATGGATAGATAACAATAAGAGTAATCCGACGATGACCTTTGTGGTACTTATTCCACCAAAGGATCAGAACTCGAACCTCCTATTCGTTAACTTGTACCAGTACCTGCCCAATGGCGAAGTTAGCTTGCTGGATGCTCAGGTAATAACGAGGTAA